The proteins below are encoded in one region of Acetoanaerobium noterae:
- the rffA gene encoding dTDP-4-amino-4,6-dideoxygalactose transaminase yields the protein MEIPFHKEYHFEQELEYVKDAFDIGVTASDGKYTSKAKALLKDKFGFQEVYMTTSATHALEMAALILDFKQGDEVILASFNFPSAANCIVLRGATPVFVDLDPKTMNISPEEIEKNISSKTKAIIVMHYAGIACDMDKIMEISKKYKLPVIEDAAQALGSKFYDKNLGSMGDMACISFHSTKNFIAGEAGCLIINRKDKEWLKKAEIIRQKGTNRQDLINGKVSKYEWVDQGSSYCPSEILMAVLCSQLENFDRINSKRKKLASIYLERLSKKKYKNYFRPMILPEYANSNNHIFYIITKNKIIRDELQTFLKKHNIGSAFHFIPLHNSIMGKKYGFESNELKYTDNLSQRLLRLPLYNAISEKEINYVCDYIDNFVGEQIL from the coding sequence ATGGAAATACCTTTTCATAAGGAATATCACTTTGAACAAGAACTAGAATATGTTAAAGATGCCTTTGATATTGGAGTTACAGCTTCAGATGGAAAATATACAAGCAAGGCAAAAGCTTTATTAAAAGATAAATTTGGGTTTCAAGAAGTATATATGACAACCTCGGCTACTCATGCTTTGGAAATGGCGGCACTTATACTTGATTTTAAGCAAGGAGATGAAGTTATATTGGCTTCATTTAATTTCCCATCGGCAGCTAATTGCATAGTATTAAGAGGAGCTACTCCTGTTTTTGTTGATTTGGATCCAAAAACCATGAATATATCTCCTGAGGAAATTGAAAAAAATATCTCTAGTAAGACAAAGGCAATTATAGTTATGCATTATGCAGGAATAGCCTGTGATATGGATAAAATTATGGAAATATCAAAAAAATATAAACTACCTGTTATTGAAGATGCGGCTCAAGCATTAGGTTCAAAATTTTATGATAAAAATCTAGGAAGCATGGGGGATATGGCATGCATTAGCTTTCATAGTACCAAGAATTTCATAGCAGGAGAAGCAGGATGTTTAATTATAAATAGAAAAGATAAAGAGTGGCTAAAAAAAGCTGAAATTATAAGACAAAAAGGAACAAATAGACAAGATTTAATTAATGGAAAGGTGTCAAAATATGAGTGGGTAGATCAAGGATCAAGTTATTGTCCATCAGAAATTCTGATGGCAGTTTTGTGTAGTCAACTTGAAAACTTTGATAGAATAAATAGTAAAAGAAAAAAACTTGCTAGCATATATTTAGAAAGATTGAGTAAAAAGAAATATAAAAACTATTTTAGACCTATGATTTTACCTGAGTATGCAAATTCCAATAATCATATTTTTTATATAATTACAAAGAACAAAATTATTAGAGATGAACTTCAGACTTTTTTAAAAAAGCATAATATAGGTTCAGCTTTTCATTTTATTCCGCTACATAATTCAATTATGGGGAAAAAATATGGTTTTGAGAGTAATGAGCTAAAGTATACTGATAATCTAAGTCAACGCTTACTAAGGCTTCCGTTGTATAATGCTATTTCTGAAAAAGAGATTAATTATGTTTGTGATTATATAGATAATTTTGTTGGAGAACAGATATTATGA
- a CDS encoding sulfurtransferase TusA family protein, whose product MIEIDCLGDMCPVPILKLKDAIKTASANQTIKLITDHSCVLENIKDILQKSPYTFYFDEVITGVWEIFVEVN is encoded by the coding sequence ATGATAGAGATTGATTGTCTAGGTGATATGTGTCCAGTTCCAATCCTTAAACTTAAAGACGCAATTAAAACTGCTTCTGCTAACCAAACTATAAAATTAATCACTGACCATAGCTGCGTTTTAGAAAATATAAAAGATATTCTTCAAAAATCCCCCTACACTTTCTATTTTGATGAAGTTATAACTGGTGTATGGGAAATTTTTGTAGAGGTAAATTAA
- a CDS encoding LysR family transcriptional regulator, with the protein MNIEYLRFFYEVASVKSISKVANNSHISQPALSQQIHKLEDNLGYKLLDRSNKGVQLTEAGKIVEKYAKNILKVYENMLVDLNDISNNNKAIRIDAFPTMATYALPCTIYMIKEKYSNYNYYLNSDYSQKVESNIINDVCDVGFIEGAPDNNDLFYSSVGRDRMVIVAEKDYDIPDKIAVDELNRYPMILLIEEYKAQKVLEKKLMDLGFDIKNQNVLFSLDSIESIKTLLIKSLGISILPYSSIKKELYLKQLKEIKVFDESLEYDVNIIYKKDKEMDTSVKEFIDFLKKVGEKSFC; encoded by the coding sequence ATGAACATTGAATACTTAAGATTTTTTTATGAGGTAGCATCAGTGAAAAGCATATCAAAAGTTGCTAATAATTCACATATTTCACAGCCTGCACTCAGCCAGCAGATACATAAATTAGAGGATAATCTAGGATATAAGCTTTTAGATAGAAGCAATAAAGGAGTTCAGTTAACTGAGGCTGGCAAAATTGTTGAAAAATATGCAAAGAATATATTAAAGGTATATGAAAATATGCTAGTAGATTTAAATGATATAAGCAATAACAATAAGGCTATAAGAATAGATGCCTTTCCTACGATGGCAACTTATGCACTTCCATGTACTATATATATGATAAAAGAAAAATATTCGAATTATAATTACTATCTTAATTCCGACTACTCACAGAAGGTTGAAAGCAACATAATAAATGACGTTTGTGATGTGGGATTTATTGAAGGAGCACCTGATAATAATGATTTATTTTATTCCTCAGTTGGTAGGGATAGAATGGTGATTGTTGCAGAAAAAGATTATGATATACCAGATAAAATAGCTGTAGATGAGTTAAATAGGTATCCTATGATACTTTTAATCGAAGAGTATAAAGCTCAAAAAGTATTAGAAAAGAAACTTATGGATTTAGGCTTTGATATAAAAAATCAGAATGTGTTATTTAGTTTAGATTCTATAGAATCTATAAAAACATTATTGATAAAGAGCTTAGGAATATCGATTCTTCCATATAGCTCTATTAAAAAGGAGCTGTATCTTAAACAATTAAAAGAAATTAAAGTTTTTGATGAGAGCTTAGAATATGATGTAAACATAATTTATAAAAAGGATAAAGAGATGGATACAAGCGTAAAAGAGTTTATTGATTTCCTTAAAAAAGTAGGAGAAAAAAGCTTTTGTTAA
- a CDS encoding YeeE/YedE thiosulfate transporter family protein, with the protein MSEINSTETSASSRRSSRASSSSRRKPKKNQIPFGIGIFFFIVLFGIYLSTKSSNLAFFWITGNAFGFILQKSRFCFTASMRDPLLTGSTSVTRAVMVALAITTLGFTAIKYGAHINGLPIPGQGYIVPISFATIFGGVIFGIGMVIAGGCASGTLMRVGEGFQMQMLSLVFFVIGSLVGANNFGWWHKVFISKGPSVFLPDIFGWAGAVVVQLLIIAGVYILADKWENKKTNEAN; encoded by the coding sequence ATGTCTGAAATTAATTCTACAGAAACTTCTGCTTCTTCAAGAAGAAGTAGTAGAGCTTCATCTAGCTCACGCAGAAAACCTAAGAAGAACCAGATTCCCTTTGGAATAGGAATTTTTTTCTTCATTGTATTGTTTGGTATTTATCTATCAACAAAATCAAGTAATTTAGCTTTCTTTTGGATTACAGGTAATGCTTTTGGATTTATACTTCAAAAATCAAGATTTTGCTTTACAGCTTCCATGAGAGACCCGCTTTTAACTGGAAGCACTAGCGTTACTAGAGCTGTAATGGTAGCTTTAGCAATTACTACGCTTGGATTTACAGCAATAAAATATGGAGCACATATAAACGGGCTTCCTATTCCTGGTCAAGGTTACATAGTTCCAATAAGCTTTGCCACTATATTTGGAGGAGTAATTTTTGGTATAGGTATGGTTATAGCAGGAGGCTGTGCTTCTGGAACTCTGATGAGAGTTGGTGAAGGCTTTCAAATGCAAATGCTATCATTAGTATTCTTTGTAATAGGTTCTTTGGTTGGTGCAAATAACTTTGGTTGGTGGCATAAAGTATTTATTTCTAAAGGGCCATCGGTTTTCCTTCCAGATATTTTCGGTTGGGCGGGGGCTGTAGTTGTACAGCTACTTATTATTGCAGGTGTGTATATTTTAGCTGATAAATGGGAAAATAAAAAAACCAATGAAGCTAATTAA
- a CDS encoding sulfurtransferase TusA family protein — protein sequence MKEVILDCLGEACPIPLVKSENAMKELASGDVLIVQIDHSCAMKNVPEWARKEGHNVEIEEVDDGEWEVIIEKA from the coding sequence ATGAAAGAAGTAATATTAGATTGTCTAGGCGAGGCTTGTCCAATTCCACTGGTTAAATCAGAAAATGCTATGAAAGAGTTAGCTTCTGGTGACGTACTTATAGTGCAAATCGACCACAGCTGTGCTATGAAAAATGTACCTGAATGGGCAAGAAAAGAAGGACATAATGTAGAAATCGAAGAAGTAGATGACGGTGAGTGGGAAGTAATAATAGAAAAGGCATAA
- a CDS encoding YeeE/YedE thiosulfate transporter family protein, whose amino-acid sequence MDIKNNKYYKLWFKDPMTYVMGAVLLSVFQIITFAVTGNPWGVTGPFANWGAWVFELFGGNVDSWSYFSTKSAQATLKAGFLNDPGSIRNLGVIVGALFSTLMASQFKFKKIKSKKQVIAAVLGGFLMGYGARLAYGCNIGAFYSGIASLSLSGWIFGIALFIGAFLGSKLLVKYFM is encoded by the coding sequence TTGGATATAAAGAATAATAAATATTATAAATTATGGTTTAAGGATCCAATGACTTATGTTATGGGTGCTGTATTACTTTCAGTTTTTCAAATAATAACCTTTGCCGTTACTGGTAACCCATGGGGTGTTACTGGACCATTTGCAAATTGGGGCGCTTGGGTATTTGAATTATTTGGTGGAAATGTGGATAGCTGGAGTTATTTTAGTACAAAAAGTGCTCAAGCAACTTTAAAAGCTGGATTTTTAAATGATCCAGGGTCAATAAGAAATTTAGGTGTAATTGTTGGAGCACTTTTTTCTACTCTAATGGCATCTCAGTTTAAATTCAAAAAAATCAAAAGCAAGAAGCAAGTAATAGCTGCCGTTTTAGGAGGATTTTTGATGGGTTATGGCGCTAGACTAGCTTATGGATGTAATATAGGAGCTTTCTATAGTGGTATAGCTTCATTATCACTATCAGGCTGGATATTTGGAATAGCGCTTTTCATAGGAGCTTTTTTAGGTAGCAAGCTTTTAGTAAAATACTTCATGTAG
- a CDS encoding FAD-dependent oxidoreductase — translation MDKKVESYDVVVIGGGAAALTAAIYCGRARLNTLVIEKSLVGGLATYTNEIENYPGFPEGTTGLGLMDNFHKQAKKFGVKFKLTDVKSVDLEGEIKKVETFRNIFEAKVVIVASGGKPRLTGAKNEELFLYDKGISFCATCDAASNTDKTVLVVGSGDAAIEEGMFLTKFAKKVIVSVMHDTGKMDCNEIAKNEALQNSKMDFKWNTVVDSFEGDERLTRVNLRNVKTNEIIPIDVDSCFLFIGYIPNTEIFKGILDMNKNGYMLTNEKMETNIEGVFAAGDVRDKFLKQVATAVGDGAIAGYAAEKYLAESETFHTQIMSKDLPGVVYIWNAVDEKCRELLPIIDSFEAKYKDKVKVTKVDIYKSTGLANRLGVTTFPALVATRDGKISKIIKEIDNEQDVEAAFI, via the coding sequence ATGGATAAAAAAGTTGAATCATATGACGTAGTAGTTATAGGTGGTGGAGCTGCTGCCCTTACAGCTGCAATTTATTGTGGTAGAGCTAGATTAAACACTCTAGTAATAGAGAAATCTTTAGTAGGTGGACTTGCTACATATACAAATGAAATTGAAAACTATCCTGGATTTCCAGAAGGAACAACAGGTCTAGGTTTAATGGACAACTTTCATAAGCAAGCAAAGAAATTTGGAGTAAAGTTCAAGCTTACAGATGTAAAATCTGTTGATTTAGAAGGAGAAATAAAAAAAGTAGAAACATTTAGAAATATTTTCGAAGCTAAAGTCGTTATAGTTGCTTCAGGCGGAAAACCTAGATTAACTGGAGCTAAAAATGAGGAGCTTTTCCTATATGATAAAGGAATTTCATTTTGTGCTACCTGCGACGCTGCTTCAAATACGGATAAAACAGTATTAGTAGTTGGTAGTGGAGATGCTGCTATCGAAGAGGGTATGTTTTTAACTAAGTTTGCAAAAAAAGTTATTGTTTCTGTAATGCATGATACAGGTAAGATGGACTGTAACGAAATCGCAAAAAATGAAGCCCTTCAAAACTCAAAAATGGATTTCAAATGGAATACAGTAGTTGATAGCTTTGAAGGTGATGAAAGACTGACTAGAGTAAACTTAAGAAATGTTAAAACTAATGAAATTATTCCTATAGATGTAGATTCTTGTTTCTTATTCATCGGATATATTCCTAACACAGAAATATTCAAAGGTATTCTTGATATGAATAAGAATGGTTATATGCTTACAAATGAAAAAATGGAAACTAATATCGAAGGAGTTTTTGCTGCTGGTGATGTTAGAGATAAATTCCTTAAGCAGGTTGCGACAGCAGTTGGCGATGGCGCTATTGCTGGTTACGCAGCAGAAAAATATCTTGCAGAAAGCGAGACCTTCCACACTCAAATCATGAGCAAAGACCTTCCAGGCGTAGTTTATATTTGGAATGCCGTTGATGAAAAATGTAGAGAGCTTCTTCCAATAATAGACAGCTTTGAAGCAAAATATAAAGACAAAGTTAAAGTGACAAAAGTAGATATATATAAATCAACTGGTCTTGCTAACAGACTTGGTGTTACTACTTTCCCTGCTCTTGTTGCTACTAGAGATGGTAAAATATCTAAAATCATCAAAGAAATTGATAATGAGCAAGATGTAGAAGCAGCATTTATTTAA
- a CDS encoding molybdopterin-dependent oxidoreductase produces MEFKRACTLDCFDLCTYVAKVDENKVVSIKPDKNHPYTKGFMCSKGMKHLDRLYDKNRLKTPLLKVDGKFKEISFEEAVNIFAHKITKYTSQYGSTSILRYSESGDSSVMKSIAWEHFFNYLGGITTSKGGTCWAAGMEAQKCDFGGALGHSLEDLLNSNAVILWGRNPANTSVHLMKAVLDAQKNGATIITIDPISTETAKKSDYHIKPKPGSDDALAIGIIKKLLFKDKLDYQYIDKYSHKGTEFIDYIKSIDMKIIYDRTGLSEETFDFLADIYINSPCATYIGYGMQKYNNGGNSVRLIDALCFLSKNIGVEGAGANYANRIYPLLLNLDPFKSEKYKKNEREFFVNEFADFIKAQVEEPVKMAIISTANPMSQFADVLKSHQAFISIDFTVTFDMFMTDTANLSDLVIPCSNTLETEDLIYSSMNSPYLNYNPKVVEPDNILMDEFEFIKAVSKLIGIDFPDIPKKDYIKAVIEPVKSQGITLESLKNDYVNLQASSVPYKDLIFQTPSTKYEFYSERAKAWGYPMAILQCDMKLPKYPYRLLTPHRKDSLFSQHLFDYEGIPLVYMSEKIAKEKDLDNEDTVIVKNDKGSIEAKVRVQGEDEVVYIYTGYHQKHGNPNILTSSESSDIGGQVSYHETFVDIEMKK; encoded by the coding sequence ATGGAGTTTAAACGTGCTTGTACTTTAGATTGTTTTGATTTATGTACATATGTGGCTAAAGTAGACGAAAATAAAGTAGTCTCAATAAAACCGGATAAAAATCATCCTTACACTAAAGGTTTTATGTGTTCGAAAGGGATGAAGCACTTAGATAGACTTTATGATAAGAATAGATTAAAAACTCCTTTATTAAAGGTAGATGGAAAATTTAAAGAAATCTCATTTGAAGAAGCTGTTAATATTTTTGCTCATAAAATAACAAAATATACATCGCAGTATGGCTCTACATCGATTTTAAGATATAGCGAATCAGGAGATTCGTCAGTTATGAAAAGCATTGCTTGGGAGCATTTTTTTAATTACTTAGGAGGAATAACTACTTCTAAAGGAGGGACCTGCTGGGCAGCTGGAATGGAAGCTCAGAAATGTGATTTTGGAGGAGCTTTAGGTCATTCGCTGGAGGATTTATTAAACTCAAATGCTGTAATTTTATGGGGGAGAAATCCTGCTAATACATCGGTTCATTTAATGAAAGCTGTGTTAGATGCACAAAAAAATGGAGCGACTATAATAACAATAGATCCTATAAGCACAGAAACTGCAAAAAAATCTGATTACCATATAAAGCCAAAGCCTGGAAGTGATGATGCACTGGCTATAGGAATCATTAAAAAACTTTTATTCAAAGACAAGTTGGATTATCAGTATATAGATAAATATTCACATAAAGGGACTGAGTTTATAGATTATATTAAAAGCATAGATATGAAAATCATATATGATAGAACTGGGCTTAGTGAAGAAACCTTTGATTTTCTTGCAGATATTTATATCAACTCTCCATGTGCAACTTATATAGGTTATGGAATGCAAAAATACAACAATGGAGGAAACTCAGTTAGACTTATTGATGCTCTTTGTTTTTTAAGCAAAAATATAGGAGTAGAGGGAGCAGGAGCAAATTATGCAAATAGAATTTATCCTTTGCTTTTGAATCTAGATCCTTTTAAGAGTGAAAAATATAAAAAAAATGAAAGAGAATTCTTTGTAAATGAATTTGCTGATTTTATTAAAGCCCAAGTAGAAGAACCTGTTAAGATGGCTATTATTTCTACTGCTAACCCAATGTCTCAATTTGCAGATGTACTTAAGTCTCATCAGGCATTTATATCTATTGATTTTACAGTAACCTTCGATATGTTTATGACAGATACTGCAAATTTATCTGATTTAGTTATACCATGTAGCAATACTCTAGAAACTGAAGATTTGATTTATAGCTCGATGAATTCCCCATATCTCAATTACAATCCTAAGGTAGTAGAACCTGATAATATTTTGATGGATGAATTTGAGTTTATAAAAGCGGTTTCAAAATTGATAGGTATAGATTTTCCAGATATACCAAAGAAAGATTACATTAAGGCTGTAATTGAGCCTGTCAAATCACAGGGCATAACGCTAGAGTCTCTAAAGAATGATTATGTTAATTTGCAAGCTAGTAGTGTACCCTATAAGGATTTGATATTTCAAACTCCATCAACAAAATATGAGTTCTATTCAGAAAGAGCTAAGGCTTGGGGATATCCTATGGCAATCTTGCAATGTGATATGAAACTGCCTAAGTATCCATATAGACTACTTACTCCACACAGAAAGGATTCGTTATTTAGTCAGCATCTTTTTGACTATGAAGGAATACCATTAGTTTATATGTCTGAAAAAATAGCAAAAGAAAAAGACCTAGATAATGAAGATACAGTTATAGTAAAAAATGACAAAGGAAGTATAGAGGCAAAAGTTAGAGTGCAAGGGGAGGATGAAGTAGTGTACATTTATACAGGCTATCACCAAAAACACGGAAATCCAAATATTTTGACCTCGAGCGAAAGCTCTGATATTGGAGGGCAAGTCTCTTACCATGAAACATTCGTAGATATTGAAATGAAAAAATAG
- a CDS encoding HpcH/HpaI aldolase/citrate lyase family protein → MRHYMHLSDSELNKIFYKKPEAFDNTTKKNQLRYALGATLYLPATKYIAPYLLEKRYSHLTSFVMCFENLIEERNINIAEKTLLNTLRTLKMAENENRINKDELPLFFIHVKDPLQFERLYEILIKEKDIISYISGFFLPKFNSNNADAYLSTVKKIRLISEYIYALPIIESKEIISLASRISELITLEKTIFEYRDMILGIRIGGSYINSVLGVNSLEAMSIYDVGITASIIYDIINSFINLSYEDIAIYSSSWDKKITSFQTVSKSSNAFDQNKVIYNHAFTHDPSLDGFIREILLDKLNGCVGKTVVYPNQISIVNALYSVERKDYELALSINSSNEPSLNYGEQINNKIWSNKILSLSKIYGVLNENYSAVDLF, encoded by the coding sequence ATGAGACATTATATGCACTTATCAGATTCTGAACTTAATAAAATTTTCTATAAAAAACCAGAAGCCTTTGATAATACAACAAAGAAAAATCAGTTAAGATACGCTCTAGGCGCAACCCTATACCTTCCAGCAACTAAATATATTGCTCCCTATCTGCTAGAAAAAAGATATTCTCATCTTACATCTTTCGTAATGTGCTTTGAAAATCTAATTGAAGAGAGAAATATTAATATTGCAGAAAAAACTCTGCTCAATACATTAAGAACTTTAAAAATGGCTGAAAATGAAAATCGAATAAATAAAGATGAGCTTCCCTTGTTTTTTATTCACGTCAAGGATCCTTTGCAATTCGAAAGACTATATGAAATTTTAATTAAAGAAAAAGATATAATTTCATATATTTCTGGATTTTTTTTGCCAAAGTTTAACTCAAATAACGCAGATGCTTATCTAAGTACGGTAAAAAAAATAAGATTGATTTCAGAATATATATATGCACTTCCAATAATAGAAAGCAAAGAAATTATTTCTCTAGCTTCTAGAATATCTGAATTAATTACTCTAGAAAAAACAATATTTGAGTATAGAGATATGATTTTAGGTATAAGAATTGGCGGTTCTTATATTAATTCAGTTCTTGGAGTAAATTCGCTTGAAGCAATGTCAATTTATGATGTAGGAATAACAGCTAGTATAATTTACGACATAATAAACAGCTTTATAAATTTAAGTTACGAAGATATAGCAATATACTCATCTTCATGGGATAAAAAAATAACTTCTTTTCAGACTGTTTCAAAAAGCAGCAATGCCTTTGACCAAAACAAAGTTATATATAATCATGCCTTTACACATGATCCTTCCCTAGATGGCTTCATAAGGGAGATATTACTTGATAAATTAAATGGCTGTGTCGGCAAAACAGTCGTTTACCCAAATCAAATATCTATTGTCAACGCTCTTTATAGTGTTGAAAGGAAAGACTATGAGCTTGCTCTTAGTATCAATTCTTCAAACGAACCTTCATTAAATTATGGCGAGCAGATTAATAATAAAATTTGGTCTAATAAAATTCTAAGCTTAAGCAAAATTTACGGCGTTTTAAATGAGAACTATTCTGCAGTAGATTTATTTTAA
- a CDS encoding aminoacyl-histidine dipeptidase — protein sequence MQLSKNGQIVMDWFREITKIPRCSGEEAGISEFLIKFAKDNNLEAFIEETTGNVIIKKNATKGYENSKTVILQGHLDMVCEKNQGIVHDFSKDALKLTEHEGLLRATGTTLGADNGIAIAYALTILSSDEFEHPPIEVILTTEEETSMKGAEFFNPQNLKGSRLLNLDAEEEGVFYISSAGGIDHHMYLDFKKSKPSLDSKYKVLISGLKGGHSGSDIHKERGNSIKLLARTLAELNSKFNLELADFNGGSKINAIPREASCAFYIDKSFESDLNKMIKELENLYNNEMGSADSVTLSIEKNHEFDAVMDKESTDKLINVLLLIHSGIDHKSVDIEDFVISSQNLGVVKFEDNTVIISNSLRSSIKSLKTAMVQKLDIIANAFNLRFESEADYPEWQYKPNSDLRDIACKLYEDLTGNKPVIKAIHAGLECGFFADALKNNDIDILSFGPNMDGVHSPDEYLDINSADRVFGFLVELLKTLK from the coding sequence ATGCAATTATCAAAAAATGGACAGATTGTAATGGACTGGTTTAGAGAAATAACTAAAATTCCTAGATGTTCAGGAGAAGAAGCGGGAATATCTGAATTCCTTATAAAGTTTGCCAAAGATAACAATTTAGAAGCATTTATTGAAGAAACTACTGGTAACGTAATAATTAAAAAAAATGCTACTAAAGGCTATGAAAATTCAAAGACTGTCATTTTACAAGGCCATCTAGACATGGTATGTGAAAAAAATCAAGGTATAGTTCATGATTTTTCTAAGGATGCATTAAAGCTTACAGAACATGAAGGTTTGCTTAGAGCTACTGGAACTACACTTGGTGCAGATAATGGAATTGCTATAGCATATGCACTTACTATACTTTCTTCTGATGAATTTGAGCATCCTCCTATTGAGGTAATTCTTACTACAGAAGAAGAAACTTCTATGAAGGGAGCCGAATTTTTCAATCCACAGAATTTAAAAGGTAGCAGATTGTTAAATCTAGATGCTGAAGAAGAAGGCGTATTTTATATTTCTTCTGCTGGAGGAATTGACCATCACATGTATTTGGATTTCAAGAAATCAAAGCCTAGTTTGGATTCAAAATATAAAGTCCTTATTTCAGGTTTAAAAGGTGGCCATTCAGGTTCAGATATTCATAAAGAAAGAGGAAATTCAATCAAGCTTTTAGCAAGAACCTTGGCTGAGCTAAACTCAAAATTCAACCTTGAACTAGCTGATTTTAATGGTGGTTCTAAAATAAACGCAATTCCTAGAGAAGCATCTTGTGCATTTTATATTGATAAAAGCTTTGAATCAGATTTAAATAAAATGATTAAAGAGCTAGAAAATCTATATAATAACGAGATGGGCTCTGCTGATTCTGTAACTTTAAGTATCGAAAAAAATCATGAATTTGATGCTGTTATGGATAAAGAATCTACAGATAAATTAATTAATGTACTTTTACTAATCCATTCTGGTATAGATCATAAAAGCGTAGATATAGAAGATTTTGTAATCAGCTCTCAAAATTTAGGAGTAGTTAAATTTGAAGATAATACAGTAATTATTTCAAATTCCTTAAGAAGCTCAATAAAAAGCTTAAAAACAGCAATGGTTCAAAAGCTTGATATAATTGCAAACGCTTTTAACCTTAGATTTGAATCTGAAGCAGATTATCCTGAGTGGCAATATAAGCCAAACTCAGATTTAAGAGATATAGCATGTAAGCTATATGAGGATTTAACAGGTAATAAGCCAGTAATTAAAGCTATTCATGCAGGTCTAGAATGCGGCTTCTTTGCAGATGCTCTAAAAAATAACGATATAGATATTTTATCGTTCGGTCCTAATATGGATGGGGTTCACTCTCCTGATGAATATCTCGATATAAATTCAGCTGATAGAGTTTTTGGATTCTTAGTTGAACTATTAAAAACATTAAAATAA
- a CDS encoding phage holin family protein encodes MSKFLVRCFVFALALMATSYLLGSVEVTGFVAAFIAAIIFAGFNTIIKPILFILSLPITILTFGLFTLVLNGIIFSMVAGLVPGFEVYSFSGAIFGAIIVSIINMILSNFLDVNDK; translated from the coding sequence TTGAGTAAATTTCTAGTCAGATGTTTTGTATTTGCACTTGCACTGATGGCTACTTCCTATCTTTTAGGTTCTGTTGAGGTTACTGGATTTGTGGCTGCATTTATAGCAGCGATAATATTTGCTGGATTTAATACTATTATAAAGCCTATCCTTTTTATATTATCCTTGCCTATAACTATTCTTACATTTGGCTTATTTACTTTAGTATTAAATGGCATAATTTTTTCAATGGTTGCAGGGCTAGTCCCTGGATTCGAGGTTTATAGCTTTTCTGGTGCAATTTTTGGAGCTATAATTGTAAGTATAATAAATATGATTCTATCAAATTTTTTAGATGTGAATGATAAATAA